One stretch of Armigeres subalbatus isolate Guangzhou_Male chromosome 2, GZ_Asu_2, whole genome shotgun sequence DNA includes these proteins:
- the LOC134215695 gene encoding uncharacterized protein LOC134215695 isoform X1 yields MATSADRLPQPLDCTNLAKEWPRWKQKFNIYMIANNKTGETERSKIASFLWLVGEHGVEIYNSLFPNNGDVETMFGGVVATADEDDDNDDPAQERTFADVIDAFDSYCLPRKNLAVEAFKFNLIVQKEKQPFAEFETSLRTQLAYCEFECESCRASYAERMLRDRIILGIQDKKLQLKLLDGKNEPLVNIVEMCKVYEAAAENKQLLERKEVNNIIDKTVKESSEIAVLKSPMCYNCGQPFNGRHRRFCPAIDVVCDGCGRRGHFKKFCKAYKYKSSNQIGDIKSHNHTGGTSVGASKRAVVTNKTHVLNWADAGNICEKGLSNEHNESRHLSTFDSYYRINTNTVSSGGATENGPNLRERSQLDDRSFIYHVFFLFICVETVETRHIQVTFHYVVTKICYFIEIMCKLTVFNDCELHITE; encoded by the coding sequence ATGGCTACTAGTGCAGATCGTTTGCCGCAGCCCTTAGATTGCACCAATCTGGCGAAAGAGTGGCCTCGGTGGAAGCAGAAATTCAACATTTACATGATCGCGAACAACAAAACCGGTGAGACGGAGAGGAGTAAAATCGCTTCATTCCTATGGTTGGTTGGTGAACATGGTGTGGAAATCTACAATTCTCTATTTCCTAATAACGGTGATGTGGAAACTATGTTTGGAGGAGTCGTTGCTACTGCCGATGAAGATGACGACAACGACGATCCAGCACAAGAGCGTACATTTGCAGATGTGATTGACGCTTTTGACTCATATTGTCTTCCCCGAAAAAATCTGGCTGTTGAAGCgttcaaattcaatttgatCGTTCAGAAGGAAAAGCAGCCATTTGCGGAATTCGAAACGTCACTACGTACTCAATTGGCGTACTGTGAATTCGAATGCGAATCGTGTCGTGCGTCGTATGCGGAACGAATGTTACGTGATCGGATTATCCTTGGCATCCAGGATAAAAAACTACAGCTCAAGCTATTGGACGGAAAGAATGAACCACTGGTAAACATCGTGGAAATGTGCAAAGTTTATGAAGCCGCTGCGGAGAACAAGCAATTACTGGAGCGTAAGGAAGTGAACAATATCATCGATAAAACCGTAAAGGAGAGCAGTGAAATCGCAGTTTTGAAGTCACCAATGTGCTACAATTGTGGACAACCATTCAACGGGCGCCACCGTCGCTTCTGTCCGGCAATTGATGTTGTCTGCGATGGATGTGGCCGTCGCGGTCACTTCAAGAAGTTCTGCAAGGCATACAAGTACAAAAGCAGCAATCAGATCGGAGACATCAAGAGTCACAACCATACAGGGGGCACGTCGGTTGGAGCTTCAAAACGAGCAGTAGTCACCAATAAAACCCATGTGTTGAATTGGGCAGATGCAGGTAATATTTGCGAAAAGGGTTTAAGTAATGAGCATAATGAAAGTAGGCATTTGAGTACATTCGATTCTTATTATAGAATAAATACGAATACCGTGTCAAGTGGGGGTGCGACCGAAAATGGACCAAACCTGAGAGAGAGAAGCCAGCTCGATGACAGATCGTTTATttaccatgtcttcttcttgttCATTTGTGTGGAAACCGTGGAAACACGACATATCCAGGTGACATTCCATTACGTCGTAACCAAAATTTGCTACTTCATTGAAATCATGTGTAAATTAACTGTTTTTAATGATTGTGAACTTCATATCACGGAATGA
- the LOC134215695 gene encoding uncharacterized protein LOC134215695 isoform X2, with translation MATSADRLPQPLDCTNLAKEWPRWKQKFNIYMIANNKTGETERSKIASFLWLVGEHGVEIYNSLFPNNGDVETMFGGVVATADEDDDNDDPAQERTFADVIDAFDSYCLPRKNLAVEAFKFNLIVQKEKQPFAEFETSLRTQLAYCEFECESCRASYAERMLRDRIILGIQDKKLQLKLLDGKNEPLVNIVEMCKVYEAAAENKQLLERKEVNNIIDKTVKESSEIAVLKSPMCYNCGQPFNGRHRRFCPAIDVVCDGCGRRGHFKKFCKAYKYKSSNQIGDIKSHNHTGGTSVGASKRAVVTNKTHVLNWADAE, from the exons ATGGCTACTAGTGCAGATCGTTTGCCGCAGCCCTTAGATTGCACCAATCTGGCGAAAGAGTGGCCTCGGTGGAAGCAGAAATTCAACATTTACATGATCGCGAACAACAAAACCGGTGAGACGGAGAGGAGTAAAATCGCTTCATTCCTATGGTTGGTTGGTGAACATGGTGTGGAAATCTACAATTCTCTATTTCCTAATAACGGTGATGTGGAAACTATGTTTGGAGGAGTCGTTGCTACTGCCGATGAAGATGACGACAACGACGATCCAGCACAAGAGCGTACATTTGCAGATGTGATTGACGCTTTTGACTCATATTGTCTTCCCCGAAAAAATCTGGCTGTTGAAGCgttcaaattcaatttgatCGTTCAGAAGGAAAAGCAGCCATTTGCGGAATTCGAAACGTCACTACGTACTCAATTGGCGTACTGTGAATTCGAATGCGAATCGTGTCGTGCGTCGTATGCGGAACGAATGTTACGTGATCGGATTATCCTTGGCATCCAGGATAAAAAACTACAGCTCAAGCTATTGGACGGAAAGAATGAACCACTGGTAAACATCGTGGAAATGTGCAAAGTTTATGAAGCCGCTGCGGAGAACAAGCAATTACTGGAGCGTAAGGAAGTGAACAATATCATCGATAAAACCGTAAAGGAGAGCAGTGAAATCGCAGTTTTGAAGTCACCAATGTGCTACAATTGTGGACAACCATTCAACGGGCGCCACCGTCGCTTCTGTCCGGCAATTGATGTTGTCTGCGATGGATGTGGCCGTCGCGGTCACTTCAAGAAGTTCTGCAAGGCATACAAGTACAAAAGCAGCAATCAGATCGGAGACATCAAGAGTCACAACCATACAGGGGGCACGTCGGTTGGAGCTTCAAAACGAGCAGTAGTCACCAATAAAACCCATGTGTTGAATTGGGCAGATGCAG AATAA